In Haloarchaeobius litoreus, the following are encoded in one genomic region:
- a CDS encoding GNAT family N-acetyltransferase, giving the protein MVTNACGGWNVDDCEGTQYCPPRCPRFVGKHGTAFLIRSLPASEDPPDELVEMYREYPQEHRSMGLPPTTERRIRDWLTTLHGRGTNLLAWDGDRVVGHTGFAPHDGDEPEFLVYVDPEYHGRGLGTELTRHAIAHAAAAGHRALRLNVDSDNRTAIAVYRKLGFDIVDRSGVELEMRLPLDGPTAVESQLVPAARA; this is encoded by the coding sequence ATGGTTACGAACGCTTGCGGGGGCTGGAACGTCGACGACTGCGAGGGCACGCAGTACTGCCCGCCGCGCTGTCCGCGATTCGTCGGGAAGCACGGAACCGCGTTCCTGATCAGGTCGCTCCCGGCCAGCGAAGACCCTCCGGACGAACTCGTGGAGATGTACCGCGAGTATCCGCAGGAGCACCGCTCGATGGGGCTCCCGCCGACCACCGAGCGGAGGATCCGTGACTGGCTGACCACGCTCCACGGACGCGGCACCAACCTGCTCGCGTGGGACGGGGACCGGGTCGTCGGCCACACCGGGTTCGCCCCCCACGACGGCGACGAGCCCGAGTTCCTCGTCTACGTCGACCCCGAGTACCACGGCCGCGGACTCGGCACCGAACTGACCAGACACGCGATCGCCCACGCGGCCGCGGCGGGCCACCGGGCCCTCCGACTCAACGTCGACAGCGACAACCGGACCGCCATCGCCGTCTACCGGAAGCTCGGCTTCGATATCGTCGACCGCTCGGGTGTCGAGCTCGAGATGCGGCTCCCCCTCGACGGCCCGACCGCCGTCGAGAGTCAGCTCGTGCCCGCCGCCAGAGCCTGA